The genomic DNA AACTTCGTCTGGGCCTATCAGCGTGCCGAGGCGCTGGCTGCCGAGGTGGCCCGCACCTTCACCGAGGCGGGCCTCGAGGCCGTGCAGCTGCCACAGATCGACGCCAGGGACATGGGCGCCGGATTCGGTGAGATGAAATCGCTGGCCCGGCTGGAGGCCAAACCGATCAAGGCCGGGCACAAGGTCATCACCGGCATGCGCGGTTCCTACGGTGGCGTGCTGATGTTCGGCATGCTCACCTCCTTCGCCGGGCTCGGCATGTTCAACCCGCTGTCCCTGGGCGCCGGTCTGGTGCTGGGCCGCAAGGCCTACAAGGAGGACATGGAGAACCGCATGCTCCGGGTGCGCGGCGAGGCCAAGACCAACATGCGCAAGTTCATCGACGACGTCGCCTTCGTCGTCGGCAAGGAGTCGCGGGACCGGCTCAAGGGCATTCAACGGCAACTGCGTGACCACTACCGCGGCATCGCCAACCAGACCACTCGCTCGCTCAACGAGTCGCTGCAGGCCACGCTCGCCGCGGCGAAAGTCGAGGAGACCGAGCGAAACGCCCGGGTCAGGGAACTGGAGCGCCAACAGAACATCCTGACCCAGGTCGTCGACCACGCCCAGCGTCTGGCCGCAGAGGCCCCACTAGGCTCCAACAGTTAGTTTCGATTTGGTTTTCGGGTTGGAAGGGTTGGACTCCGCAGCGTGAGCACGGCCGATCAGGTGCGCTCGATTCTGGGCGGCACCATCAAGGCGTACCGGGGCGACCCGGCCTACCGCAATCGGCCCGACGTGCACAACGAGCTGGACCGGATCGGACGCCGGCTCAACCAGCCGATCCGGATCGCGCTGGCCGGCACGCTCAAGGCGGGCAAGTCGACGCTCGTCAACGCGCTGGTCGGGGAGGACATCGCGCCTACCGACGCCACCGAGGCGACCCGCATCGTCACCTGGTTCCGGCACGGGCCCACCCCCAAGGTGACCGCCAATCACCGTGGCGGGCGGCGGGCCAATGTGCCGATCGCGCGGGACCCGCGTGACCGCGGCCTCACCTTCAGCTTCGCCGGGCTGAACCCCGAGGACGTGGTGGACCTCGACGTCGAGTGGCCGGCTGCCGAGCTCATCGACACCACGATCATCGACACCCCCGGCACCTCGTCGCTGTCGCGGGACGTCTCCCAGCGAACCCACCGGCTGCTCGTGCCCGAGGACGGGGTCCCCCGCGTCGACGCGGTGGTGTTCCTGCTGCGCACCCTCAACGCCGCCGACATCGCCCTGCTGAAACAGATCGGTGAACTGGTCGGCGGGTCCTCGGGCGCTCTCGGCGTCATCGGGGTGGCCTCACGGGCTGACGAGATCGGTGCCGGGCGCATCGACGCGATGATGTCGGCCAAGGACGTGGCCAAGCGGTTCACCGAAGAGATGGACAAGACGGGGATCTGCCAGGCTGTCGTCCCGGTGTCCGGACTTCTGGCCCTGACCGCCCGCACGCTGCGGCAGAGCGAGTTCGTCGCGCTGCAGAAGCTCGCCGGCATGGAACCGGCCCAGCTGACCAAGGCGATGCTCTCGGTGGACCGGTTCGTGCGCGAGGACAGCTCACTGCCGGTGGACGCGGCCACCCGCGCGGCGCTGCTGGACCGGTTCGGCATGTTCGGTATCCGGATCTCGATCGCCGTGATGCACGCGGGGGTGTCCGACTCCGTCGCCCTGGCCGACGAACTGCTGGAACGCAGCGGCCTGATCTCCCTGCGCGATGTGATCGACCAGCAGTTCGCGCAACGGTCAGAGCTGCTCAAGGCGCACACGGCGCTGCTGTCGTTGCGACAGTTCGTGCAGCACAACCCGATCTACGCGACGCCCTACATCCTCGCCGACATCGATCCGCTGCTGGCCGACACGCACGCCTTCGAAGAGCTGCGACTGCTCAGCCTGCTGCGCTCGCGCCCCACCACACTGAACGAGGACGAGATGGCCTCGCTGCGCCGCATCATCGGCGGGTCGGGCACCGACGCGGCCAGCCGGCTCGGACTGCAACCCGATGCGCCGTTCGACGGGCCCCGCTCGGCCTTCGCTGCGGCGCAGCGCTGGCGGCGACGAGCCGACCACCCACTCAACGATCCATTCACCACACGGGCCTGCCGCGCCGCGGTGCGCAGTGCCGAGGCGCTGGTCGCAGAGTATTCGTCGCGTGGCCTAACGAATTAGACCCCTCCGTCGACATACAGGTATGCGTGATTGCCTGGGGTTGTCCGTGGGGGCGACCAATCTGGTGGCGATCGCCGACCACACGCCGTTGGTGCGGCGGGCGGTGTTCGCGCTTGGTGGCGGCCCGATCATGAGTGGGTTCGTCGAACGGGTCGGTGACCCGGTGCCGCTGGTCGCCGCCGACGGCTCGACGCATCGCGCGGAGCAGTTGTTGGCCGGCGCGGTCGAGGCGCTGACGCGTGAGGTCAGCCCGGCGCATCGGCCGGACACGTCGGTGCTGGCGGTGCCCGCGCATTGGAACGTTGGGGCGCTGGAGGCTGTGCGTCGCGCATTGCCCGGTGTCCGCGTGGTTCCCGATTCGGTCGCGGCATTGACGGCCATCCAGTCGTATCCAGGCCTGCCGGCCCGCGGTGTCGTCGCCTTGTGCGACTTCGGCGGGACCGGTACCAGTCTGACCCTGGCCGACGCTTCCGCGGGGTTCGCGACCATCGGCCAGACGGTGCGGTGTCAGGACTTCTCCGGTGACCTGATCGACCAGGAATTGCTGCGCGGCGTCCTGAACAATCTGGATGCCGAACCGGCCGGCACCGCAGCGGTGACCACGCTGGCCCAGCTGCGGGATCAGTGCCGGGCCGCCAAGGAAGAGTTGAGCTCTCGGGCGGCTGCCAGCCTGGCCGGAGTTGGCAGCGCGATCAGGCTGACCCGTGCCGAGCTCGACGCGGTCGTGGACCGGCCGCTCTTTGGCGTGATCGAGGCCATGCTGGACCTGCTGCGCCGCAACGGTATTCACTCGACACAGCTGGCGGCGCTGGTCACCGTCGGCGGCGGCGCGCGGATACCCATTGTCACCCAACGCCTTTCATCGGCGTTCCGGCTTCCGGTCACCACCGTGCCGCAGGCCCAGGTGATCGCCGCGGTCGGGGCCGGGCTGCTGGCCCGACGCGGGGACGACGAGACCGCGACGCAGGTGGCGTGTGCGGCTCCTGCTCCTCAACTAGTGACCGGCACGGTGGCCGCGTCCGCGCTGGCCTGGTCGGCGGAAGACTCGGTGGCTGAGGTCGCCGAGTTCATTCCCGAATCAGTGACCGAGGATTCGGCCCGGCCCGAATTCGTGTTCTCCGAACCACCTGTGGCGCCCGCCCCGGCGCGCGTTGCCTGGTACCGGCGCGGCGGCGTGGTGGCCTATGCGGCGGTGTTCCTGGCCGTTGTCGGCACCGTCGGCATGGTGTTGTCGGCTCGGGCCGATCGGCTCGACGCCGCAGTGTCCGGGCTGTTGGCGCCGCAAACCGTTCCGGCCGAGTCCCCATTGGCCGCCCAGGCCGCACCCGCACCGCCCACGCGGACCGTGGTGGTGCGTGATCCGTCCTGGCCAGGTTCTGGCACTGGTGCGCCCGCACAAGCTGCGCCGCGCCCAGCGGCCGCGCCACGCATGGTGCAGAGCGCGCAGAGTCCACCCGCTCCGCAGCGAGTGGGCCCCGCGCCGCGGGCGCCCCTGCCACCGCCGGTCGCTCCGGCACCTGTGCCGCTGCCTGCGCCTCCGGTAGCATTGCCGCCGATTCCGGTGCCGCCGTTGGTGTTTCCGCCTGTCACGCTCCCGCAGTTGCCGATCCCGACGTTCAAACCGCCCGTGCCTTCGCCATCGCCCAGCCCGTCACCGTCGCCCAGCCCTGCACCTTCGCCCAGCCCTGCACCTTCGCCTACGCCCAGCCCGTCGCCTTCGCCTACGCAAACTCCTGGGCCGTCGCAAACCGTTGAGCCCACTGCCACGCTTGAGCCCACGCCTACTGCCACGCTTGAGTCACCCTGAGTCGTGCCTTTGCGCGGCGGATTACTGCTTGATGGTGACTGCAATCCGCCACCTTGATGGCTATGCGGCGCGATCAAGCCGAGAGAACCCGCACTCAGGTCCGCACGGCCGGCCACGTACGGCGATCCCGTGCCGCTGCAACAGTTGAGCGATCTTGCCCGCCGTCTGACAAGGCCGGTCGAAGACCTGTCCGTAGGAAAGCCTGACGGTCGCACGGCCGTCGACTGCCGCGTCGAGATCCCGTTCGAAGTCCGCATCCCGCCGGCTCGCCGAGTCGTGATAGACCCGGCCGTCGAGTTCAACCACGAGGCGTTCGCTGTACTCGGTATCGCGGTAGCAGACACCGACGGATGAGGCGGCCCGCTTCTGCCTCACGGCCCGGGGTAAACCGTGCGGGCGCTCGACGCGAACGAGATAGCCGTGCTCGAGCACCGAGCGCTTGCAGCAGTCTCCGTGCCGTCGTACGCCGTGATTGGCAGGCGTTGGCCAGAACAGCAATGGCATCGAGTTCGGACGTGGCGCGGCACGCGACGTCGAGTGCGGCTTCGTCGTAACGCATCCGTGGCGGGCCGACGTTCCACAGCGTCCGCTCTCGGAGGTGCACGACACGGTGAATGCGTACTCCCGCCGGCTCAGCCAATGCGGACCGCCGTCGCGCCACCGCGACATGGATGGGAGACGTTTCACTTCCCAGGGCCGATTCGAAGCACAGCACGGCCGGAGCTGCGTAAAGCACTGCGGCCCAGGCGCGTTGCAACCACGTCAGCGGTCCGTGTGATCGACATACACGCCCGCGTGGACCCGGGCCCACTCGTTGCGCCTGAGCAACCGTCGGATCTCATGTTCCTGCAAACCCGCATCCAGCGCCTGGCGACGCGAGATCACCCCGCTCTGTTCGCGAAGCACATCGTCGACGTCCACCAACTCGATACTGGTGGACAGGCGCGACGGCGACCAGAAGCATTTCGAGAACCTGTGGATAAACCGCCTGCGCCGAGCCAGGTTAGGGGTTACCTGCGGGCGCCTGCGTGGTCGTCGTCTCCGGTGCGGTCGTGGTAGTCGTCGCCGGCGCAGTGGTCGTGGTCGTGGTCTCGGTCGTCGTCGCCGGCTCGGTGGTGGTTGTCGTCGTGGTTTCCTCGACCGTCGTGGTGGTTGGCGCCACGGTCTCGGTGACGGTGTGCGTCGGTGCCGGAACCACGGGGGCCGAGGTGGCGACCGATGTGGTGGTGGTTGCCGTGGTCGACGTGGTGGTAGTCGTGGTCGTCGACGAGGAATCGGACGAGAACAGCTGCACCAGGGCATAGATGACCAGCGCCGCGATAACTGCGCCGAGCGCACCCATGCCGATCAGCGCAGCGGGCTTGCGGTACCAGGGGACGGGCTCGGGAGTGGGCGGCGCGGAGTACTCGCCGTGGCTGGGCGCGTACTGCGTCGGCTCCTCGTCGTCGTAATAGTTCGACACGCGCCGATGGTAGGCGCGCTCAGCCGCCCGGCGGGGGATACAGCGTGCGTGTCACGTTGGTACGCGGCCGGTAGTGCGTCGTGGGGTACTCCCCGTAGTCGGCGCCCGACGGCGTGGTCGTCGTCGTGGTGGGTGTGGTCGTCGACGTGGGCGAGGTCTCGGAGGTCGTGGTGGTCGTCGTCTCCGAGGTTGACGACGTCGTCGGTGTGTCCGACTCGCCGGGCACACCGAACTCAGTGGTCACCGGCAGGCGGGAAGTGGTGGTCCGGGTCGTGGTGGACTTCGTCGTCTTCACCGACGTCGACGTATAAGTGGGCGGGACGAAATCGATGGGAGCGTCCTCGGGCCCGCCAGAGCTGGTCAGCGAGATCGCCGCCCACAACACCAGGCCGATCACGGCTAGGGCGGCCGCGCTGGCCCCAGCCACCGCCGGCGTCGAGTGATGCCAGGGCGCCTCGGGCTGCCCCTGATCGTCGTCGTCACCGGTCACGGGCACCGATACTAT from Mycobacterium sp. DL440 includes the following:
- a CDS encoding dynamin-like GTPase family protein; its protein translation is MSTADQVRSILGGTIKAYRGDPAYRNRPDVHNELDRIGRRLNQPIRIALAGTLKAGKSTLVNALVGEDIAPTDATEATRIVTWFRHGPTPKVTANHRGGRRANVPIARDPRDRGLTFSFAGLNPEDVVDLDVEWPAAELIDTTIIDTPGTSSLSRDVSQRTHRLLVPEDGVPRVDAVVFLLRTLNAADIALLKQIGELVGGSSGALGVIGVASRADEIGAGRIDAMMSAKDVAKRFTEEMDKTGICQAVVPVSGLLALTARTLRQSEFVALQKLAGMEPAQLTKAMLSVDRFVREDSSLPVDAATRAALLDRFGMFGIRISIAVMHAGVSDSVALADELLERSGLISLRDVIDQQFAQRSELLKAHTALLSLRQFVQHNPIYATPYILADIDPLLADTHAFEELRLLSLLRSRPTTLNEDEMASLRRIIGGSGTDAASRLGLQPDAPFDGPRSAFAAAQRWRRRADHPLNDPFTTRACRAAVRSAEALVAEYSSRGLTN
- a CDS encoding Hsp70 family protein gives rise to the protein MRDCLGLSVGATNLVAIADHTPLVRRAVFALGGGPIMSGFVERVGDPVPLVAADGSTHRAEQLLAGAVEALTREVSPAHRPDTSVLAVPAHWNVGALEAVRRALPGVRVVPDSVAALTAIQSYPGLPARGVVALCDFGGTGTSLTLADASAGFATIGQTVRCQDFSGDLIDQELLRGVLNNLDAEPAGTAAVTTLAQLRDQCRAAKEELSSRAAASLAGVGSAIRLTRAELDAVVDRPLFGVIEAMLDLLRRNGIHSTQLAALVTVGGGARIPIVTQRLSSAFRLPVTTVPQAQVIAAVGAGLLARRGDDETATQVACAAPAPQLVTGTVAASALAWSAEDSVAEVAEFIPESVTEDSARPEFVFSEPPVAPAPARVAWYRRGGVVAYAAVFLAVVGTVGMVLSARADRLDAAVSGLLAPQTVPAESPLAAQAAPAPPTRTVVVRDPSWPGSGTGAPAQAAPRPAAAPRMVQSAQSPPAPQRVGPAPRAPLPPPVAPAPVPLPAPPVALPPIPVPPLVFPPVTLPQLPIPTFKPPVPSPSPSPSPSPSPAPSPSPAPSPTPSPSPSPTQTPGPSQTVEPTATLEPTPTATLESP